In Actinoplanes octamycinicus, the genomic window GTCGTGACCGCCCCCTCGGCGAAGCCCGCAGTCCACGACACGTCGTCGCCGCAGAGGAAGAAGCCGCGGTGTTCCTCGGCCATGTCGTGCTGCATGAACTGGGTGAACAGCCGGCGCTGATAGCGGTAGTGGCCGGGCAGGTTGGCCTTGAAAGCCCCCATGAAGTGCGGCTCGTTCTCCCAGCTGACCGCGATCGGCTCACCGATTACGTGCGCCCGGATGTCCACCCCGGGATAGATCGCGGCGAGCCGTTCGAGCAGCACGTCCAGCCGTTCCGAGGCGGACAGGGTGGCCACCTTCTGGGAGTCGTCGTTCCAGGTGTACGACAGGCACATCACCGCCGCGTCCTGCGGACCCTCGTCGAACAGGTAGAGACCACGGACGATCCGGTCGCTCAGCGTCATGCTGAGCACCTCACGGCCGGTCACCGGGTCGACATCCCGCCAGAACGGGCGGTCGACCAGGACGAACAACTTCGACGACCCCATGTAGTGGGTGCGTTCCACCGCCGTCCACAACGGGGTCGGCATCAGCGCCTCGTCGCAGCGCACCCGGTTGAGAAGCGTCCAGACGTGCGGGGTGTAGACCACCGCGGGGTAGCGGCGCACCTCACCGTCGGCGGCCTCGACCAGGATGTCGCGGCCGGACCGGCGTAGCCCGGTCACCCCCGGCCGGGGCGCCCCGCCGTGCAACGATGCCAGCGAGGTGCCGGCCGGCCAGTACGCGAGATCCGCCGGGGAGTGCTCCCACAGCCGGCGGGGCAGCTGCTGCGAGCCGCCGGCGATCGCCACGTGGTTCTCGTCGGCCTCGGTCGACACCACCCGGAAGATCTCCAGGATCGAGTTCGGGAAGTCGGTATCCCAGCCCCCGGTGCCGAACCCGACCTGGCCGAACAGCTCCCGGTGGCGGAACGAGTCGAAGCCGGGGCTGGTCGCCAGGAACCCGTAGAACGACTCGTCGTCGTACTGCTCGACCAGCCGGTTCCAGATTGTCTTGAGCGTGGTCAGGTCGCGATCGCGCAACGCGCTGCGGAGGGTGGACAGTTCGGCCCGCTCCTGCAGCGCCTTGGTCCACAGTTCGGTCACCGCCTGGTACTGCGGTGGCAGGTCGTCCCCGGTGCGGGCGAACTCCCGCTCGCCGTTCAAATCGATGACCGTGCTCGGCGTGCTCGGCGCCAGCGGGTTCGGGAACGGGCGGGTGGGCAGGCCGAGCAGCTCGATGTAGTGGAACAGCGAGCGCGCCGACACCGGGAACCGCATCGCGCCCATCTCTGCCACCTGCCCCGGATGGCCGGGGAACGGCACGGAACGCATCCGGCCGCCGATCTGGTCCGCCTCGTACACCACCGGCCGCAGGCCCAGGCGCATCAGCTCGTACGCGGCGGTGAGGCCGGCCATCCCACCGCCGACCACGGCCACCGGGGTACCGGCCCGCTCCGGTGGAAGCGTGCCGAGTCCGGCGGGGTGGCCGAGCCAGCCGTCGTAGGAGAACGGGAAGTCCGGCACGAGCATCGTCACCGGAGGGGAATCGGCTGCAGTCATCGCATACGCCCTTGATTGCTTAGTCGGCAATACGGGTGGGATTCGGAACCGTTAGGCCCGGTCGGGCACGTTGACCGACGCTATTTTTGGCCGTCCTCGGCGAACAACCCCTACCCGCCGGGCGAAGAGCCCCTTAGTCGAGGTCGCGACGGCCAGGTGGGGGGCGGGCTAGGGGTTGGTGGGGG contains:
- a CDS encoding flavin monoamine oxidase family protein, whose amino-acid sequence is MLVPDFPFSYDGWLGHPAGLGTLPPERAGTPVAVVGGGMAGLTAAYELMRLGLRPVVYEADQIGGRMRSVPFPGHPGQVAEMGAMRFPVSARSLFHYIELLGLPTRPFPNPLAPSTPSTVIDLNGEREFARTGDDLPPQYQAVTELWTKALQERAELSTLRSALRDRDLTTLKTIWNRLVEQYDDESFYGFLATSPGFDSFRHRELFGQVGFGTGGWDTDFPNSILEIFRVVSTEADENHVAIAGGSQQLPRRLWEHSPADLAYWPAGTSLASLHGGAPRPGVTGLRRSGRDILVEAADGEVRRYPAVVYTPHVWTLLNRVRCDEALMPTPLWTAVERTHYMGSSKLFVLVDRPFWRDVDPVTGREVLSMTLSDRIVRGLYLFDEGPQDAAVMCLSYTWNDDSQKVATLSASERLDVLLERLAAIYPGVDIRAHVIGEPIAVSWENEPHFMGAFKANLPGHYRYQRRLFTQFMQHDMAEEHRGFFLCGDDVSWTAGFAEGAVTTALNAVWGVLDHLGGTTDPANPGPGDLFHSLAPLDLPYT